GTCTGCTGTGTTTTCATGGGAGTATATTACCCCAAAAAACATAAAAAATAAAGAAATAATGTTACATTAATTTTTCCTGGTAGATTTTCAAAGAACATCAATCTTATAAGGTTTTTGATACCCTATGTCAGGAGATCTGAAGGTAGGACGTCTCCACTTCTACAGAGGCGCAGCGACCATGCAGAGAATAGAAGACAAGGCAAGAGAATTCAAGAATATCGAGATTCTCTTTCAGCATCGGGCCCGCCGGCTCATTACCAATCCCTCAACGGGAAGAGTCTTAGGTGTGACCGTAGAGGCTAAAAACAAGACCATGAATTTCAAGGCGTCAAAAGCGGTAGTCATAGCGACCGGCGGATTCGGACGAAACCGGGAGATGATTATCGAGTACGGCGAACGGTATGTTGACTGCATTCCCACCATGGCACCGGGCCATTTAGGAGACGGACTCAAGATGGCCCTGGATGCGGGGGCGGCAACAAAACATATCGGACATTCAGTTGTGTCCTCCTTGCCGGTCTGCGACACGACGAAGTCTGATCGGCCGTATTTTGCGGTTGTCTTTGGGGGCGTTACGGTCAACCTGAACGGCAAGCGTTTCTACGACGAGTCCTGTCCAAAAGGATATTACGGAAACTTGACGGATGCCGCTCTGGATGAACCAGAGGCGCAATTCTTCATAATCTATGACAGCAAGATCAGAATACATCCGGTGGTCTTGCCCTGTGTTTCGAGTGCCAAGGAGTACTCAGCCGACACCTGGGAGGAACTGGCCAAGGCCGCCGGCATAAAAGATCCAGGGCTCTTTGCACAGACCATGAAGAAATACAACGAGGACGTTGAGAGCGAAGGCTACGACACCGTGTTTGGACGTAAATACCTGCAATCGGTCAATGGTGAACCTATCCCGGTTGATACCCCGCCCTACTACGCGGTCAAATGTCATCCGTCCCTCACGTCGTTCAAGGGAGGGTTGAAGATCAATACCCGTTCCCAGGTAATTAACAATTACGGAGAAGTCATTTCAGGCCTTTATGCAATAGGTGAAGTGACCGGGGGTCTGGTTGGAAAAGGGACCTATCTGGGCGGTCTTATGTGGCCGGCTTCGATGACCTTCGGCCGATTAGTGGGCCGGAGCGTCGCCTTTGAAACGGCTGAGGAATAGGCGAATACGGGAGGGCCTGTGCGAATGTGAAGCAACAAGGCCCTCCCGCAAGAGACAAGATGACCTGATGAAAATGGGTCGATGTGACGGGATCTAAAAAAAAGGAGGTTGGACATGGCTGGTACATACGGGTTGAAACTCGGATCGGGTGGTATGGCGTATGATTTCACACCGGGACCGATCGATTACGAGCGCATGAGAAAGGAAAGGACGGACAAAACTCAGAGTGCCTTGAAGAAGAACAAAATAGCCGCAGCATTACTCTTCAGGCCCGAAAATATTCGATACGCAACGAGCACAAAATTCATCGATTTTCTGGACCGGCTCAGGTACTGCCTGGTCTTTGCCGAACAGGACGCGGTCCTCTTTGAAACACCGGGGAGAAATATCTGGGAGACCCGTTGGATCAAGCCTGAGCAATTCAGGCTGTCACTCCAGTGGGCGTGTCAGTCGGCTGGAAAAGAAGCCACTTGGGAGACGGCCAAACTATTTGCCGCAGGCATCAAAAGTGAGCTCGCGCGTCTTGGTTTGGCCAAGGAACCATTAGGGATTGATGACATCGATGAGGCCGGCCGGCAGGCCCTGGTCGAGGCGGGACTGAAGCTGGTCAACGTCATGCCTGTCCTGCTTGAGGCGAGGGCGGTAAAGACGAAAGACGAGATCAACTGTATGCACATGGTTACGGCACTCTGTGATGCGGCGCACTACGCTATGTACCAGGCGATCAAACCGGGGGTTAGGGAGCGGGATATAAGGGCCGTAGGCATTGATTCTCTGATAAGAAACGGTGTGGAGGAAGTCTGGGATGTTCTCGTCAGCTCCGGAGGCCAGGTTGGGGGTCTGAGCATGAACATGGATAAAATCATCCAGCCCGGAGACGTGGTTACGATAGATATTACGAGGGCGACCTACATGGGCTACACCTCATGTTACTACAGGAATTACAAGGTTTCCACAAAGCCGTCGGCAATAGAAAAAGACCTGCATAAGCGGAGTTACGATCGGATGTACAAGGTGATCAATGCCATAAGGCCGGGGATCACCACCGCGGAACTGGCCGAGAACTGGGCGACCGCAAAAGAAAAAGGCCTGCCCGATGACCGGTTGATGTGGTGCGACGACCTCGCCCACGGCCTCGGCCTGTGGCTGTACGAATACCCGATATGCAACCGGCTATGGTCACCGAAACACCCGATGGTGATCGAAGAAGGTATGACCATGGCGGTCGAGGCGATGGAATTCGACCCCCTCGTCGGCAGGACAAAGCTCGAAGAGATGCTCGTCGTGACCGCCAGTGGGGTGGAGATCTTCTCGAAGATGCCCGTAGAGGAGATGATGATCGCCAGCCCCTTCGCTCTGGCCTGAGGGGAACAAGAGACAGCGCGCCTGCCCCCCGGGCAGGCAGAAAGGTGGGAAGTGACGCAGAACACGATACTGGCTTTGGGGACCGTTGTCAGAATAATAGTGGATCACCCCGATTCCAATGAAGCCTTAAGGATAATGGACCTCGCCTTTAGCCGCCTGCGGAGACTTGAAGACCGTATGAGTGCCTACCGTCCTGACAGTGAAATAGGCACACTCAACGAGAAGGGCTGCTGCGATCGACTGAGTGCGGATACGAGGGAAGTGATCGGCCGGGCGATGCACTATTGGAAATTAACGGGCGGCGCATTCGATGTCACTATACATCCTGTTCTCAAAGGACACGAAGCCTTGTCACGGTCTGGTAAGAGCGGGGAACCGTATGGCAAGAAAGCGTCGCCTGCGGGGCTGGGGCTTGTGAACAGCCAGGATGTGATCGAAGCTGACGAGGGGGTGCGCTTCGGAAAGAAAGGGATGGGAATCAATCTGGGCGG
The Deltaproteobacteria bacterium DNA segment above includes these coding regions:
- a CDS encoding FAD-binding protein; translated protein: MQRIEDKAREFKNIEILFQHRARRLITNPSTGRVLGVTVEAKNKTMNFKASKAVVIATGGFGRNREMIIEYGERYVDCIPTMAPGHLGDGLKMALDAGAATKHIGHSVVSSLPVCDTTKSDRPYFAVVFGGVTVNLNGKRFYDESCPKGYYGNLTDAALDEPEAQFFIIYDSKIRIHPVVLPCVSSAKEYSADTWEELAKAAGIKDPGLFAQTMKKYNEDVESEGYDTVFGRKYLQSVNGEPIPVDTPPYYAVKCHPSLTSFKGGLKINTRSQVINNYGEVISGLYAIGEVTGGLVGKGTYLGGLMWPASMTFGRLVGRSVAFETAEE
- a CDS encoding aminopeptidase P family protein, translated to MAGTYGLKLGSGGMAYDFTPGPIDYERMRKERTDKTQSALKKNKIAAALLFRPENIRYATSTKFIDFLDRLRYCLVFAEQDAVLFETPGRNIWETRWIKPEQFRLSLQWACQSAGKEATWETAKLFAAGIKSELARLGLAKEPLGIDDIDEAGRQALVEAGLKLVNVMPVLLEARAVKTKDEINCMHMVTALCDAAHYAMYQAIKPGVRERDIRAVGIDSLIRNGVEEVWDVLVSSGGQVGGLSMNMDKIIQPGDVVTIDITRATYMGYTSCYYRNYKVSTKPSAIEKDLHKRSYDRMYKVINAIRPGITTAELAENWATAKEKGLPDDRLMWCDDLAHGLGLWLYEYPICNRLWSPKHPMVIEEGMTMAVEAMEFDPLVGRTKLEEMLVVTASGVEIFSKMPVEEMMIASPFALA